In Vicia villosa cultivar HV-30 ecotype Madison, WI linkage group LG7, Vvil1.0, whole genome shotgun sequence, the DNA window atgaaaaataaagggtCGGATTATGTGTAAGGAAGGTTGTTAGTGGGAAGCATATTATGCCAAGTTGTCAAAGGAGGAAACTTGGCATTTTAGGAAAGTGTTTGATATTCACAACTGTAGTAAATATCAATGAAAAATAAAGAGTCGGATTATGTGTAAGGAAGGTTGTTAGTGGGAAGCATATTGTGCCAAGTTGCCAAAGGAGGAAACTTGGCAACTTAGGAAAGTGTTTGATATTCACAACTGTAGTAAAGATTACAATGTCAAGATGATGAGTACCCAATTGTTGAGTAAGAGGATtcaaaattcactaaaaataatCATAGGATGAAGATAAAGGATATAAGGGAAAAGGCTCAAAGAAAATGGAATGTAGGGGTTAACAAGACAAAGACAATTAGTGCTAGATTTTCAACTAGGGACATGATTGATGGCTCTTTTTAATGGATTATACAAGAATTTATGACTACTGTCAGGAAATCCTAAGGACAAATCCTGGATCAACTGTAAAATTAAATGTCCAAATTGTGCAAGAAGGTGTTGAAGATATAAGGCCTTATTTTATGTTATGCTTCTTGTAAAGAGAGTTTTAAGTTGTGCATACATGTCATTGGTCTTGATGGCtactttttaaaaggtatttgtGGAGTGCAAATTCTGGAAATAATAGGTAGTGATCCTAATGATCAGATGCTTCCAATAGTTTTTGTTGTTGTGGAgggggaaacaaaagataattgGTCATAGTTTTTGGAGTTTTTAATTGATGATCTATGAGGTACTAATGAATGTCTATCCTTCACATTCATTTCATATCAGCAAAAGGTACTTTTATCTCGAGTCTTTATTTTGGTCATTGTATTTTGTTTAGATTTTTcattgtatcttctgatatttcaTTGTattgtgttcattttattttgtttacagGGTATGTTACCTGCAATGAATAAACTATTTCCAAATGTTGAACAAGGATTTTGTGTGAGATATTTAGATGACAATTTTAGAAAGAGATTTCTCAAAAATTTATTGAAAGAAATTATTTGGAAAGCTGTCAAATCAACTTATCCACAAGAATGGGAAagagaatgaaaagaatgaggcAAGTAAATGAGGAAAATTTTAAACATATGACGAAGATACCTCACAAATTTTGGAGTAAACCTTTTTTCAAGACACATTGGTAACTATGCTGGAAGATATCAGAACTTACCTCATGGAAAAGTGGGCAACTAATAGGATGAGATTCCTACATCTAAGTGATGGGGATATTTTatccaatatcaagaaaaaaGGTTGAGAAAACCAGCTCTTACACAAACttttctttttctatgctttaCCCATTCAAATTTAAACTTAGAATTGCGGAAATCGTTGAATGGtagttcagtagcactaatctctgtggatacgataattttctggataaatatttccaaatttttgttgcttgccgctatacaGCTTCAACACTCATCGACCACTGAAGCTAAATATATTTCCCACACTGAAGCTGTTAAAGAGGCATTATGGCTTGAAGGGTTTGCTAAGAAACTCAAAATTCACGATCAGCTAtcattgttaaatgtgatagaCAGAGTGCCATGTATATGTCGAAGAATTCAACCTATCATGAGAGAACCAAGCTCATTGATGTTAGACTGCATTTCGCTAGGGAGAATATCGAAAATGGAGAAGTCAAAGTGATGAAGGTTTCGATTGATCACAATGTTGCAGATATGATCACTAAGTCATTGTCAAGCAGCAAGTTCTTCCATTGTATGCGGTTGATAAAGTTGCATGATGAtgaaagctagtttgtttccttgatgttgtagagtttgttccaaggtggagatttgtggtaTTTTGGATTTAATCTTGATATGGGTAGCTTCATGGTTCGACTGTGAAGTGCATGGTGTAGTCAAAATCTGTTCAAGCATACAACTGTCGaagtgcatgctgtagtcgaagttTGTTCTAGTATGGAATATTCTATGTTAGCTTTATTATATATGATGTTGTAAATATGCATGACATATATTTATGTTATCAGCATACATAGGCTAGTAGTCTATAAATGGTCTGGTTCTCTCACTTGTTAGAGAGAGTGTTGattgttgttattcacttgtaaCCTTTGAGTTCTTATTGAAAAAGTGGATAGAAAAACGGTTATAACCATCCccgtttcttcctcttcttcttccctcTTCTCTCTTTCGTAAAAATGAATTGTTTCTTGGTTGTTTAAGAAACTCTCTCTTTCTCAGATTTAGATTTACATCGTTAATTGGTATCGTTTGTTATAACATCTAAGATTTGAGCTTGGCTAGATCAAAAAGAggtattttcttgaaacaaagaaagTACACTCATGATCTGACTCTGGTTGTTGTTTTATCAAATCCTACTATTTTTTAGAGATTAGTTAACCAACACCTTAAAACATCTCTTATGTTTTTTTGTAGGTTAAGCCAACTTTATTCAGCTGTTACTGTTCTGCACTACAACTCAGCCCAGAATATAGGGCCCTTGTAAATGTCACATGTAAAAACTTTTGTTATGTTCCTCTAGTTACAAAAATAAGTACAAAGTGTTCTCGCTTTCATAAACACAACACTAACATGTCAACATCCGTAATAATTCCAACAAGTATCCAACAACAAACTCATCTTCAATTTAAAGTGTCGGTGCAATGCAACATAGTTTGCATATATTTCACAAAACTTTTTCTGATTCACATCATTCATCTGTGTAAAAACATAATCAACAACTAATCCCACACTGTTTAACATCAGGCCCCTTAGTTTTCAACACAAAAGGATCAATTCTCACCCAAACCAAAGAGAATATAGAAGCCAAAAGCACAGACCAAATAACAATAAGAGTTGGTGTTCTATTCTGTCTCCCCATTAGTCCTTTAAGAAAAGGATAAAGATGAGCAATAACCCATGAAGAGAAGAACAGTTTCCCAATCAATGGTCCCCATTCATGTTCACCGCTATTTATAGCATCTGTGAAACCGGCCACAATGCCAATAAGGTTGATTATTGTGACTGTTGTTGGAGGTATTAGTAGTGCTGTCCATCTAATCGTGTAGAGCTCGTTAAACTGCCCGTCGTTGTCTGGTGCCTTTGATACAATGCTGAAGTGATCATTAATTTTTCCAATGAATCCTCCCATTAGGCGCTGCGCGATTGCAAAGAGGTGCGCTGATACACTTCCAATCACCCAAAACTGTTGATTTCTCCACCATTCCTCGAGACTAACTCCACTCCATCTCAGTTCAAGAATAGCCGATGCGAAGATTGAGATGAATAGAGAAATGAATACTAGACTCGCAAAAGTTCCTACCTGAATATTATTATACATGCATACAATCAAATCACGTTGTGGTTGTGATATTGTAAGCGAATTAAATCCAGAAAATAAATAGAAGAAAATGGATTACCGATGGTGTGATGAATTTATCTGTAAGCAAGCAGACGGCAGGAACGATACAATAGATGATGAGAGGTAATGCACTAAAAGGGTAGACGGTGCTGTTAATATAGGCGATCCTCTGGAGAACCTTGAGTCTTCCTTCTTTAAAACCGTACCACAATGGACAGTGGCGGCTGAATAGGATTTCGAGCGATCCTACTGCCCATCTAAGAACTTGGTTAAGTCTTTCTGTAAGATTGATTGGTGCTGTTCCCCTAAATGCTGCTCTCTTTGGCATGCAGTATACCGATCTCCATCCGCGAGTATGCATTTTCAAACTTGTTAGAGTATCGGCGGCTATAGATCCATAGCTCATACCAACCTGTTGATGGCAAAAGTGATGAACAATGTTTCAGTAATGCATTTGTCTGTCTTATTAGATAACTTGTGAACCAAGTTTTGTGCTTTCAATATAACGCGCTATGTTATTTTTACGCAAATTTGAGTTTCAAAGTATCATTTCTATTCTATAATGTACCTCGTATCCCCAAAGAGTTCGGTCTTCGTAACTACAGCTCATGACATGAATGGCTTCTTTAAGCAAGGCTTCCTGAGTTGAAGAAGGATCTACACCACCTTCTTCTGATAATGAAGAATTCATGAAGAGTGTAGACTTTCCAAATTTATCTTCAGTGTTCATATCTGATTGCAATAGCTGCTTGTCTTCATCAATTGCttctataaaaagaaaaatgtatTACGGAAATGAAAAGGGAaaactattttgttttgtttgtttttttagtgAAATTATGGTCACCTATGATGCTTGCATCCTCTTCATTTTCATCCTGTTTTGAGTGAACTTGTACGACTTGAGAGCGTTTCGTTGTCTTAGGAGGTTCAAAGCCATTTAAAGCTTTCCTTCTGAATATACAACCTGATCCAATATAAACAGGTCCTTGAATTCCATCTAGACACCTCAGGGTAATCTGCAGAAGAACAAAGTAGAAAGGATATCATGTTATTGTCAAATTCCATTGACACGAATTCAATGAACGCGGTACATGAATTAACGAGTTTAATTTTGATACTTACATCAAATAAAATGGTGTTTTTGTTGGCGTATCGGTCATTCTTATCAAGGCTATCGAATCTTAGAGGAAACTGAACAAAAGCTATACTATTCCCAAGTTGTATGTCCATAAAGAAACACATGGCTTCTCTCACAACCTTGCTGTTGTTCACATAATGATTGCAATCCAAGTTGAGCACAAAAGGAGCATTGCTCAACACTGCTGATACGCGAAGCTGAAAACAAAAGTTTAAAAGCTTAGCTTGATGAGCTTTGATCAGAAAAAAAGAATGAATGTAATGTTGAAACTTGGATTATAAGTTACCAGCGCGTTCATTGCACCAGCTTTTGTGTGATGTTGAAATGCAGGCCTTTTCTCTCTAGAGATGTAGACAAGAGATGGAAGTTCATTCCCTTCATTGTCACCACCATTATGACCAAGTAGAATTTGAATCATACTTGGATGATCTTTTGAATTGTTTCCTGGCCACGGTGTTTCGTCTTTCATGCACCATCCTCCGGATGGAACTCTCATGGATTTAGCCACAAGTGCATTTATTCTGACCTTAAATTCTTCATATTCTCTCTGTTAGTCAAGTAAGTGTTAAAGAAGTGTTAGTTTTGACTAATAGATATTCAAAACTCTGCAGATAAGCGTGCTTGAACGACAGTAGTATTAGGACGGGTGACCTCctgtaatttaaattaaattcgtcTCAAACTTTTGAGAGGCCCTGTGTAAGAAGTTGAAGTTATCTTCAGTTGAATCGTGAAAATTTTTCAAGGGGCCCTATTTAAGCATAAATTAGCTGTGGAATATATAATCAGAGGCCCTTTTTGACATAACTTAAATATGAAAAAAGTGTGAGGCCCTGTGTTGTAGGTCGCCTTGCACACCCTCTAAGACGGCCCTGAATTTAATATGTGCTATGGTACTAACCTTCATAGTTCGGCGTTCTTTTACATATGTGGTTTGAACCTTGTCCTTCAGAAAGTCTATCTTCTCAGAGAAGTACTTCTCGGGAGCTCGAGGTTCCGCAGAGAATTGTTTACAGAAAGGTACCCATTTTTGCGCAAATTCAGCCGTTTCTTGAAGAGCTTCGAAGGTGAGCATGGAAGCACCGTCATCAGAAACATAGCATGAAATTTTGCGCGCAGGATAATCTAGTGCCAAAATTGAAAGAATAGTATTTGCTGTAACAAGGGGTGGTTCCTTGATTGGATCTACCGTTGTTACAAAGATATCTATTGGAGAAAGCATATTCGGCTTGTTTTCCGGTTCAAACCTGCATTTTACAATGAAATCCACGACATGTCAGCTCAGTAGTAAGAGTTTAGCCTTGTAATTGTACTTTCAAGAGACGGAGATCAAATCTCGTCAGAGATAGTTGTAAAATGATCACCTGACTGAAAGACGGTCGAGATATGTTTCGCGATCAATAGGGAACCATTTAGGAATCTGATCAACCATCCATGATAATGCAAGCCAGATTTCACATGATACTGATATGAACCATAGTCCAATTGCTTCAGGTACAGGATGGAATATTCTGTACTCAAAGAAGAGTATTAGAAGGATTAGCCTAGCCACAACCATCATTCTATAAGGACTCAGTTTTCCTGAAGGTATTGCCACTTTCCTTGAAAGTGGCTGTCTGGTTTCATCTTTCCTGCATGCACCATGTTAATTAATCACTTATATTATAAGTGCTTATCAATAAGTTCTAATGTATAAGCTATCTGAAGAACTTGTGAACATGTCATGGTTACTTGAGAGAGTTAAATGACAAAGTTCATAAATTCATGATGCATAACATACATACATGGCCTTTTCAGGATCAACTGCATCAGTTTCAATCAACAGATTGCCTTGCTGCGACTTCCACTCATCTGTTTTCGCCTTCTGATCTAAATATGGACCACCGGGCTGCTCTCTATATTTAGTACTCTCGTCATCATCTCTACTATCCATATCCTCTTCATGCATAAGCTTGTACTTTTCCTCTTCCATTTTAAATTCTTGTTCAATATCATCCACATCTTCTTCGTCTTCATCTCCCACCACTCTCGGACTACCTTTTGCATTGCAAGAAATAACAATCAAAGATAAAGTTACATAATTAGAAAAATCTATGTATCGTATGCTATGAAACAGATACACAAATACAGACATCAGACACAACTCTGACACGTGTAATGTCAAACACAGACACGTGTCGTATCCCAGTCATACCTTTGATACGCTTGTATCTTGTATGGCACTGAGGGCAAACTTGTGTGCCTTCTCTTCTCTCATACTCATAACATGGTCTGCAGACAGGGAAGCCACACTCTTCACAAGCTACAAACAAATCTCCATCCACTGTACGACCTACAGAATCACCGCATATCTCACATACTTGACCGTCCAAGTTCTTCACTGTCTTAGGCTGCAaaaacacaaaaatctttcagaAAATGTCTCCAAATCATAATACAATTATCTGCAAATTAGTTCTGTATGGTTTACCTCATTGTGTTCTTGGATGATAACAAGTTCATTGCTGTTAAGAGACCCTGCAAAGAGTCCACTCTTAGCTTTCATGTTGAGTGTGCAAGGGTGGGGAATTAATGAAGATATTGGTTATTATATATATGATATGATAACTCTTGTAGTGAAataaagttaaattttaaattattgagGTGCATGTTTTAGTTTCATGTGTTACGTAAAGATACTATTGTTGGTTGTGGGGTTGTAAGTTGAAAATATAGTGCAACTTAATTTATGTTGAAAATGAAAGCAGGATATGATTTTGCTTTTATGAAATATATAGCTTAACGCAGAGACATCTTCCTGAAATGGACATGTTTTTTTAGGTAGATGTTAAGGTTAAGTTTCGGTTTCATAATGTTTATGCATGCATATATAGTGTTACttctttataataaaaataatacttaGAGTGAAGTTCAATTCTCATACCTCAAAAATAACATAATCTAAGTTACTTcttaaagcaaaaaaaaatactCTCTCCCTTCTCTCCGCCTCAAATTATATATCAttttataaaatcaataaaatattaatattttataatcattattattattattattattattattattattattattattattattattattattattattattttattataaaatgattaataattttttatttttgatgtaactaattattattattattattgttttataaGATTTAAACTACAATTTTCATTGTTCTCtaatataaacaaattttattatatttattatttacaaTATTATTCTGTCCATATTATCATTCAttgaattattgttttttttacaatagcatttcatttaattataattttttattcctaaaaatgaaaaaagtcattttaatttttgttgcaCAAATATATTAGCTTAAATTAGTAGAGATTGGATAGTGAAAAGATGACCAAAGTTTACTTGCAAAGAGATTTACATTGTTTGCCATTTGTTTGTTCTTAATAAAAACTCAAACCCCTAAACGTTAAGCTTAAAAGTTAAAATAAGAACATGTTTGAAGACATTAACATGAATGTTCAAGTTGTCGAGTCTAAATCTCATCAAATTTATAGTTCAATTATAGTAGTGGCTGTAATAGTAATCTTCTAGACCAGGAGAAAGTTGTACAAATTAACTTGGACAAAgcttaagagtgtgtttggatggagcattttaatgagggaaagtaatgttttgagggaatttaaaatgatttgaccaaaatctattgtttggatacaaaaatgaagaattgttaaaatgatggaaatttatggagtatttcatctaagttaaatttaatcattttaaaatgacaccaaaaaccaaagaatttgaaagtcctctcatgttccatagaatgtatttgttattattatttcttcaaaatttacaa includes these proteins:
- the LOC131620508 gene encoding cellulose synthase A catalytic subunit 7 [UDP-forming]-like encodes the protein MKAKSGLFAGSLNSNELVIIQEHNEPKTVKNLDGQVCEICGDSVGRTVDGDLFVACEECGFPVCRPCYEYERREGTQVCPQCHTRYKRIKGSPRVVGDEDEEDVDDIEQEFKMEEEKYKLMHEEDMDSRDDDESTKYREQPGGPYLDQKAKTDEWKSQQGNLLIETDAVDPEKAMKDETRQPLSRKVAIPSGKLSPYRMMVVARLILLILFFEYRIFHPVPEAIGLWFISVSCEIWLALSWMVDQIPKWFPIDRETYLDRLSVRFEPENKPNMLSPIDIFVTTVDPIKEPPLVTANTILSILALDYPARKISCYVSDDGASMLTFEALQETAEFAQKWVPFCKQFSAEPRAPEKYFSEKIDFLKDKVQTTYVKERRTMKREYEEFKVRINALVAKSMRVPSGGWCMKDETPWPGNNSKDHPSMIQILLGHNGGDNEGNELPSLVYISREKRPAFQHHTKAGAMNALLRVSAVLSNAPFVLNLDCNHYVNNSKVVREAMCFFMDIQLGNSIAFVQFPLRFDSLDKNDRYANKNTILFDITLRCLDGIQGPVYIGSGCIFRRKALNGFEPPKTTKRSQVVQVHSKQDENEEDASIIEAIDEDKQLLQSDMNTEDKFGKSTLFMNSSLSEEGGVDPSSTQEALLKEAIHVMSCSYEDRTLWGYEVGMSYGSIAADTLTSLKMHTRGWRSVYCMPKRAAFRGTAPINLTERLNQVLRWAVGSLEILFSRHCPLWYGFKEGRLKVLQRIAYINSTVYPFSALPLIIYCIVPAVCLLTDKFITPSVGTFASLVFISLFISIFASAILELRWSGVSLEEWWRNQQFWVIGSVSAHLFAIAQRLMGGFIGKINDHFSIVSKAPDNDGQFNELYTIRWTALLIPPTTVTIINLIGIVAGFTDAINSGEHEWGPLIGKLFFSSWVIAHLYPFLKGLMGRQNRTPTLIVIWSVLLASIFSLVWVRIDPFVLKTKGPDVKQCGISC